In Paenibacillus kyungheensis, the following are encoded in one genomic region:
- a CDS encoding iron-siderophore ABC transporter substrate-binding protein, with product MKQLSWVKMLPLFVIMLCVIITGCGAKTGTSQSSATSNQQADSAQTVSVEHVFGTTAIPVHPKRIASYNLEDILLSLQAPLVLGVSVGENYYLEDRLKAQNASILNMDSGLANLEAFAEAQPDLIVASATIDRTTYDQLSLIAPTIVYDREDWKTSIVKIGKALDLEDQAQQVIADHNTQVQQAKKAITTAVGSKATIAFVRTTSKDIRLYLPGYKDREGKELPGYAGMLYNDLGLLPMPLVSQLHTENPDKQNVNLSTEVLPEVTADYVFVTSGSAGGTSEDLQKDQSQFAELQKSPIWQALPAVQHNHLYTVNAKYWISTGPIADQFKIKDAVQQLTSSS from the coding sequence ATGAAACAATTATCTTGGGTTAAAATGTTACCTTTGTTTGTGATCATGCTATGTGTAATCATCACAGGGTGTGGAGCGAAGACAGGTACATCACAATCATCAGCTACATCCAATCAACAAGCTGACTCTGCACAGACAGTATCAGTAGAACATGTATTTGGTACAACAGCAATTCCGGTACATCCGAAGCGAATTGCTTCATACAATTTGGAAGATATCTTACTTTCACTTCAAGCCCCATTAGTATTAGGTGTATCTGTAGGTGAAAACTATTATCTGGAAGATCGCTTGAAAGCTCAAAATGCCTCTATTCTAAATATGGATAGTGGATTAGCTAATTTAGAAGCTTTTGCAGAAGCACAACCCGATCTGATTGTAGCCAGTGCAACGATTGATCGAACTACATATGATCAGTTAAGCTTAATTGCTCCTACGATTGTGTATGATCGTGAAGATTGGAAAACATCTATTGTCAAAATAGGTAAAGCATTAGATTTGGAAGATCAAGCGCAACAAGTCATAGCAGATCATAATACTCAGGTTCAACAAGCCAAAAAAGCAATAACAACAGCCGTAGGTTCAAAAGCTACGATTGCTTTTGTGCGCACGACTAGCAAGGATATTCGCCTGTATCTGCCAGGATATAAAGATCGAGAAGGTAAAGAGTTGCCAGGTTATGCAGGGATGTTATACAACGATCTAGGGCTACTGCCTATGCCTCTTGTCTCTCAATTACACACCGAGAATCCTGATAAGCAAAATGTAAATCTGTCCACAGAAGTACTTCCTGAAGTCACTGCTGATTATGTATTTGTCACATCCGGTAGCGCAGGTGGAACAAGTGAAGATTTGCAGAAAGATCAGTCTCAATTTGCCGAATTACAGAAGTCTCCTATCTGGCAAGCTTTGCCGGCTGTTCAACATAATCATCTATATACTGTAAATGCCAAGTATTGGATCAGTACAGGCCCTATTGCTGATCAATTCAAAATAAAAGATGCCGTACAACAACTCACTTCATCGTCATAA
- a CDS encoding cupin domain-containing protein, whose product MAGSPNLKFNTQGNVLFRRNADNVGYETNVSQIPSLEGVASTDLYMTKGNIREPHWHPNSAEYDYVIEGELEFVIFDPVYKQLQKYHLKARDVLFIPQGYWHWITPLTDKTHILVVFNNNEPTTVAGSDILRFTPGEVFDLAYGIPAEDYEELVSPITSTVVIGPVNPETDDTLKVGTDTDNDPRSDEDTDDKDSKKCKK is encoded by the coding sequence ATGGCAGGATCACCGAATTTAAAATTCAACACACAAGGTAATGTATTATTTCGTCGCAACGCAGACAATGTAGGATATGAGACGAATGTTTCGCAAATTCCTTCACTTGAAGGGGTCGCATCAACTGATTTGTATATGACCAAAGGTAATATTCGTGAGCCACACTGGCATCCTAACTCTGCGGAATACGATTATGTGATTGAAGGCGAGCTAGAATTTGTTATTTTCGATCCTGTATACAAACAGTTGCAGAAATATCATCTCAAAGCTCGGGATGTACTTTTTATTCCACAAGGTTACTGGCACTGGATTACGCCACTAACAGACAAAACGCATATTCTGGTCGTATTCAATAACAATGAACCGACAACAGTTGCGGGTTCAGATATTTTAAGATTTACACCGGGAGAAGTATTCGATCTGGCGTATGGTATTCCAGCAGAAGATTATGAAGAATTGGTATCTCCTATCACAAGTACGGTAGTGATTGGACCTGTCAATCCAGAAACAGATGATACACTTAAAGTAGGTACAGATACTGATAATGATCCACGCTCAGATGAAGACACCGATGATAAAGACAGCAAAAAATGCAAAAAGTAA
- a CDS encoding DinB family protein — translation MEMLFRYNWQVRQEWFDWCESLSQQELLQQRTGGVGSILYTLYHIIDVEYSWINDLRDQNSLLTDFADYQTVERLRALSSQLHVEVGAYVKAWTPEQETKILHNVRKDGSTEQLTYGEVMRHVIAHEIHHVGQLSVWAREVGREPVSANLIRRGLQR, via the coding sequence ATGGAGATGTTATTTCGTTATAACTGGCAAGTACGTCAAGAATGGTTCGATTGGTGTGAATCATTATCACAACAGGAACTATTACAACAACGTACAGGCGGAGTCGGTAGTATCTTGTATACGCTCTATCATATTATCGATGTAGAGTATAGCTGGATTAATGATCTGAGAGATCAGAACAGCTTGCTTACTGATTTTGCAGATTATCAGACGGTAGAACGATTACGTGCATTGTCGTCTCAATTGCATGTAGAAGTAGGCGCTTATGTAAAAGCATGGACACCTGAGCAAGAAACCAAAATTTTGCATAATGTACGTAAAGATGGCTCTACAGAACAATTAACGTATGGAGAAGTGATGCGTCATGTGATTGCACACGAGATTCATCATGTCGGGCAGTTATCGGTATGGGCGCGAGAAGTGGGACGTGAGCCAGTCAGTGCCAATCTTATTCGTAGAGGATTACAACGATAA
- a CDS encoding sigma factor-like helix-turn-helix DNA-binding protein has product MSDLTTNQTYERYKQQLQRIAWRLQYRTHTRLRKELPILYDFSSSPSFAEEVDSQLLVEQWIHSLPTVKEQEVIRSLFIQEKTEKQVAQQFNISQQAVSKWKKKALQSIYQKMNYAN; this is encoded by the coding sequence ATGTCAGACCTAACCACCAATCAGACGTACGAACGCTATAAGCAACAACTTCAGCGGATCGCGTGGCGCTTACAATATCGTACTCATACACGCCTCCGTAAAGAATTACCTATCTTATATGATTTTAGTAGTTCACCTTCTTTTGCAGAAGAAGTTGATTCTCAATTACTGGTAGAGCAGTGGATTCACTCTCTGCCTACTGTCAAAGAGCAAGAAGTTATACGTTCCCTTTTTATTCAAGAAAAAACCGAAAAACAAGTTGCCCAACAATTTAATATTTCACAACAGGCGGTGAGCAAATGGAAAAAGAAAGCACTCCAATCCATCTATCAGAAGATGAATTATGCCAATTGA
- a CDS encoding serine hydrolase has translation MTFVKKSNWVSLTTKLLIVTALTATIAPASHIAPKAQAATTEKPAIITIAGKEVTWETAPFVTKGTTLVPLRQAARELGATAQWDASTRSVVMYSHGDKVVHTPNTNKITLDGYEIEMPEVSRNVYGTMMVPARFLSDSLKANLTVSSTPEVTTINLTPDQSTVYASSAKTVDTYLQSQNYSGLALIAYKGKVIMRKGYGLAGGEKATPPDGKSRIASLSKSFTASAVMKLIEDGKVKLTDHLSDYIPDFPRGNEITVHMLLSHTAGFNSNFTRTEGMTLEQTVDEIKTKPLRFEPGERFNYSNQGYVLLAYIIQQVSGESYGQYIQHTFLDPLNMKDTGETTPATKTITGYVKDGDAWDEAGYYVSQSGTGTFYSTLDDMMKWYKSFDNHTILSEDTVNKMFTTYSDLKPYGYAFLIKNVDGKRTIYHNGSGTGYATGFTHNLDDDVLVILLGNHYGMDMQKMLADTQVLANKALVK, from the coding sequence ATGACATTTGTTAAAAAGAGCAATTGGGTATCATTAACGACCAAATTGCTAATCGTTACTGCACTAACTGCTACAATTGCGCCTGCTTCGCATATCGCTCCCAAAGCTCAAGCAGCAACTACAGAAAAGCCCGCTATCATTACGATTGCTGGTAAAGAAGTTACCTGGGAGACTGCACCATTTGTAACCAAAGGAACAACGTTGGTTCCTTTACGCCAAGCTGCTCGTGAATTAGGAGCCACAGCGCAATGGGATGCATCGACTCGTTCTGTTGTTATGTATAGTCATGGAGACAAGGTTGTACATACACCGAATACCAATAAGATTACATTAGATGGATATGAGATTGAAATGCCAGAAGTGTCTCGTAACGTATACGGTACGATGATGGTTCCTGCACGATTTTTGTCAGATTCTCTAAAAGCTAATTTGACGGTAAGTTCTACCCCAGAAGTGACTACAATTAATTTGACGCCAGATCAATCTACTGTATATGCAAGCTCTGCCAAAACAGTAGATACGTATTTACAGTCTCAAAATTATTCAGGTCTTGCTTTGATAGCTTACAAAGGAAAAGTGATTATGCGTAAAGGATACGGATTAGCTGGTGGCGAAAAAGCAACACCACCTGATGGCAAATCACGTATCGCTTCATTAAGCAAATCGTTTACTGCATCCGCAGTGATGAAATTAATCGAAGATGGTAAAGTGAAATTAACTGATCATCTATCTGATTATATTCCAGATTTCCCGCGTGGTAACGAAATTACAGTGCATATGCTGTTATCTCACACCGCAGGCTTTAACTCTAACTTTACCCGTACCGAAGGAATGACGTTAGAGCAGACTGTTGATGAGATCAAAACCAAACCATTGCGTTTTGAGCCAGGTGAACGATTTAACTATAGTAATCAAGGTTATGTATTGCTAGCTTATATTATTCAACAGGTATCTGGAGAATCGTACGGACAGTATATTCAACACACGTTCCTTGATCCATTGAATATGAAAGATACAGGCGAGACTACACCTGCAACCAAAACGATCACTGGATATGTAAAAGATGGCGATGCTTGGGATGAAGCAGGCTACTATGTTTCTCAATCCGGTACAGGTACATTTTACTCGACGCTGGACGATATGATGAAATGGTACAAATCGTTTGATAATCATACAATTTTGAGTGAAGATACAGTAAACAAAATGTTTACAACGTATTCGGATCTGAAGCCATATGGCTATGCCTTTTTGATCAAAAATGTAGACGGCAAACGTACTATCTATCACAATGGTAGTGGAACAGGTTATGCAACAGGATTTACGCATAATTTAGATGATGATGTTCTCGTTATTTTACTAGGAAATCATTATGGTATGGATATGCAAAAAATGTTAGCTGATACACAAGTATTAGCGAATAAAGCACTTGTAAAATAA
- a CDS encoding glycerophosphodiester phosphodiesterase → MKSIINYAHRGASGYCPENTMAAFEKSLELGATGIETDVQMTKDGQLVLIHDENLKRTTGYDGQIKDVTYDEIKTLDAGSWYGEQFANEHVPLLSELLNWIAPTEMTLNIEIKNNIEPYIGIEQKLVDAIHEYGLADRVVISSFDHYTLETCKQLAPDIQTGILYVENLVRPWNYANSIGATALHSHYATVIAEAVQQAQQAGVIYNVWTVNDPAMMRKLIEMEVGGIITDYPDILAQLLRDKIIV, encoded by the coding sequence ATGAAATCGATTATCAATTACGCGCACAGAGGAGCTTCCGGGTATTGCCCAGAAAATACAATGGCGGCTTTTGAGAAAAGTTTGGAATTGGGAGCAACCGGGATTGAAACTGATGTACAAATGACCAAAGATGGACAACTTGTTCTTATCCATGATGAAAACTTAAAACGTACTACCGGATATGATGGTCAGATCAAAGATGTCACTTATGATGAAATCAAAACGTTAGATGCAGGTTCATGGTATGGTGAACAATTTGCTAATGAACATGTGCCATTATTAAGTGAATTATTGAACTGGATCGCACCAACAGAGATGACTCTGAATATCGAGATCAAAAATAATATTGAGCCGTACATAGGGATTGAGCAGAAATTAGTAGATGCTATCCATGAATATGGTCTAGCTGATCGGGTAGTGATTTCAAGCTTCGATCATTATACGCTGGAAACGTGTAAACAATTAGCACCTGATATTCAGACAGGGATTTTGTATGTGGAAAATCTGGTAAGACCGTGGAATTATGCTAACAGTATAGGCGCTACTGCTCTACATTCTCATTATGCTACAGTGATAGCAGAAGCTGTTCAACAAGCACAGCAAGCAGGCGTGATCTATAATGTATGGACGGTGAATGATCCTGCTATGATGCGTAAGCTGATAGAGATGGAAGTTGGCGGTATTATCACCGATTATCCCGATATTTTGGCACAATTACTCCGCGATAAAATTATTGTTTGA
- a CDS encoding helix-turn-helix domain-containing protein, which translates to MEKESTPIHLSEDELCQLIRQAATSDKNALQKVIDLFEQEMISLSRFIKMPQEDALQTLKLALIELILSGF; encoded by the coding sequence ATGGAAAAAGAAAGCACTCCAATCCATCTATCAGAAGATGAATTATGCCAATTGATTCGTCAAGCAGCTACATCCGACAAAAATGCTTTGCAAAAGGTGATTGATTTGTTTGAACAAGAAATGATTTCATTAAGTCGATTTATTAAAATGCCTCAGGAAGATGCTTTGCAGACTCTTAAACTTGCACTGATCGAACTTATTTTAAGCGGCTTTTAA